In Manis pentadactyla isolate mManPen7 chromosome 18, mManPen7.hap1, whole genome shotgun sequence, the genomic window CCTTGCCCTGAGAAGGGAGGTGCCCCAGGAGGGCCCCAGGCCAATGACCAGAGGGGCTTGGAGGTGGGGGCTGCCCTGGCACTCAGGTAGTGCGCACCTGGCGGGGCATGAGTCAAGGGGCTGTAGCCTGTGAGGAGCCAGGGGCCTGGGAAATGGCACAAAAAGATggcccaggaggaggagaggCGTCACACTGGGGTCACAGAGCCCCAGGCTTCCCACCACTCATTTTTGTGTGTGACAGACAGGGCAATGGGCGCAGGGCCCAGCCCCACAAGCCCCACCAAACCTGCACTTCTTGGGGATATGTGTTCTGGTCAGGCCAGTGCCCATCCAGCGTAAGAGAAAGCAGGGGCCCCACTGGGCCGGCGGGTTGATGGGGACCCAGGAAAATGTCCTGCCTGGCGAAGGCCCTGGACCAGCCAGGCCAGGTGGGTCTGAGGCTCCCAGGTCCTGCGGCCTCCTCGGCACATGAGTGGGGCATGGCGGCACCGGGTTGCTGAGGAGGCCAGGCTTGGAGCCCTGACTTGGGCTCCCGGGTCGGCCAATGGGGCCCGGACGGGGCTGGACATTCCCAGCTGCAGACCCAGCTCTGGAGCATGTCACTTAGGCCCCAGATTCCTGGGCTCTGAAATGGGGTGcacactgcccccacccccatcccacggGGTTGTTTTCGGGTGAAATGGCTCGCATGGGACCTGGTGAGCACTTAATAGTAGGAAACAAGCTCTTCCCCCCACATATGTGGTGAGTTGTTGGCACCTCTGTGTCCCCCACCATGTGGGCACAAACCCCCCAAGAACAAGGACTCTGGGTAGGTCCCCTCTTATGCTCAGGCACTGGCTGCTGATACAGAAGCACCTTCCCCAGTCCTCAGCCCCAAAGCCGAAACTGCCCACCTGGTCCCGTAGGACGGGAACACCGGTTTGGCGGGGCAGGCTTGGCTGGCGCCCGAGGGCCTGGCGTGATCCCTGCGAGTGGCTACTTCCTCCTGGTGGGGGACCTGCCAGGCCTGTGCTCCGGCTCCCACAGGCTCCCCTTTACTTGGCGCCAGGTGCTGGGGCCGGGTCGGAAGACGGGGACGGGGCTCACATTCACACCGCTCGCCTTCTCACTGCCCCAGGAGTCGGGCACCGCGTCCCCTTGCACAGAgacgaagaaactgaggctcgggaCGTGATGGGCTGTGCCCGAGCTAGAGAAGGGAGTCCAAGGCCAGGTCCCCAGCTTAGGCTCCACTGTCGGGCATCAGTTCCTCGCCTCTGCTGGCCCTTCTTCAGGGGCGAAAAGTGCTGAGCCTGTGTTCGCTCAAGCCCACAGCAGACAACAGGGCTGCTGCTGGGGCCGCAGGCCGCTGTGACTGGAGGAGGCAGTGACACACCCGGGGGGGCTGGGTGCATACAGTGGTCTCTAATGTGGATGCTGTGGGGACAGGGACCCTGCCTCACTCGCCTTGCCTCTCCAAGCACAGAGCCTGACCCAGTAGTGAGCCAGTGTCTGTTgcacaaatgagtgaatgaatgaatgcgtgAGTTCTGTCCTAGAGAACAGAATCTCGTCCACAGAATCCCCAAACGTTTGCTGAATCTGGGACCCAGAACGGAGAGATCTCAGCTCTGTGGTTTTTCATCAGAAAAGGCTTCTTTTGGAGATCTGGGCAGTCAGTAGTGATTCTTTACATTTGGGGAGCGCTTTATAATTCACAAAGCCCCTTCACCTACGTCATGACCTCCGGGGTCTCATCGCCCTTCCGCCATGAGGCATTCTATCCGCATTTGttcaatggggaaactgaggcacaggggacTTTGCTCAGGCGTGTGTGGCAGGTCAAGCTGCCTGACTCCCAGCTAAGTGCTCTTTccagtgctggggtggggggagactcTGACTCACTCTGGTTTGGCCCCTCCAGCCTGTCCCAGATGGACCCTGAACCCCGTGTCCACTGACCCCTCCCACGAGAGAGCCCCACTTAAAGCTTAATAGTTTGATCTGCAGCGTCCATTTCAGAGAGGCTGAATTCCTGTCTGGGGTGTTTTATTTTTAGCTGGCTTCAGGAAGGGGAAGCTCCACTGGCCCGAGGTGGGAGGGAGACACCAGCCCGGGAGCCGGCTTCCTGAGGGAGGGCCGCCGCCGGGCCACGCGCCTGACCCTGGCCCTGGGACAAGAGCAGGCGAGGCCAGCAGGAGCACCCCCCAGTTTCCCTTCCTGATGGAGCACCTCTGATTGCAGAGCGCCGAGCCAGGGCAGGGTGCCGGTCTGAAGCCCGGGAGGAGGGCTGTGCGTTGGGCGCACACTGCACGGGCCAGGCCAGGAGAGGGCGCCAGGGCCGGCGGGAGGCTGGGAGCAGGTGGATTTTGAGGGAAGCCGGGAGGCTGGGGAGAGGAGCCAGGAGCTCAGTGGGGTTGAGAAAAGGGTGCCCAGAGGGAGAACCCAACCCGTGCCAGGGCCAGGCTACCCAGAGTGCTGGTGCACCTGCAGCCCGAGGAAGGCAGGAGGCCGATGCGCCGGGGCTCGGATCTGGACGGGGGGGCACGCTGGCTATTTTGGAAGAACCTGTTAGGCCGGAGAATGTGGCTGTGAACCCGGCAGCAGTTTTCGTGTTCACTTGAGACATTGTCTCAAATATGTTAGTGGGCATGGAGCCCTCCCTTCAGTTCATATCTTACATGGGATTCCAGTGGACAAGCCAGATCAAAGCTGTATTTTTAATTGGTATAAATTcagatatttaaatgtttaacaCTAATCAAGAACAATGACTTGTTAAAGATGCAGCCCTTAAACGTCAGGCCTGAGAGGTGATAGCCGCTGTCTGGGGGCGACCTTGGCAcctaatttatttttgtgtgtagcCTTTTTGCCAaatatatgttttgttttgttttttaatcaaaacACCTCGTTCATATGGCCAAGCCATTAAAAGTGGTGACAGTTGTTGAACACCTCACTGTACCGTCTCAAGGTCTGTGCAAAATTAACTGCCTCGGCAGCAAAGCCAGAGAGGCCGCTGAAGGTGTTGGAATGACGTGTATATTTTAGATGGGTTTTCCATAATCGATTTTTAAAGTAGAAGAATCTTTCTTTTTTGCCATTTTGAATcagatttttgaggaactcctGAAGGACATGCAGAACACCCTAACTCCCTGTTGTGCAGATGGGAAGAGCAGATGGAGGCCAGCACGGGGGCCGGGCTTACCCGCGATCCCGCAGGGCAATGGAGGAGATGGTCAGACGCAAAGAGGGTGTCACTGCTCCCCGTGATTACAGGGGTACCCTGTTCCCAAAGCACACACCAGGGACAGGCACACCCAAGCGTAGGCGAGCCCTTGCTAAATGTGGGTGTGTGTCGTCTGCGCACCAGAGCCGGCACTGTTAACGTCCGTCTGTCCTCCCGCAGCGATGCCCTCCTAGCCAGCCGCCGCGGGATGGAGGGCTTCATGGACTCAGGGACACAGACGGATGCAGTGGTGGTGCTGTCCTTGGCGCAGGCCGCCGTGCTGGGCCTGGTCTCAGAGAATGAGCTCTTTGGAGCCACCATAAGCGCCGAAGCCTTCTACCCGGACCTGGGGCCGGAGCTCCCTGTGGCAGCCATGGGGGACCCTGGGCCCACAGGCCCCGACGTCTACCAGCTGGCCTGCAACGGGCGTGCCCTGGAGGAGCCAgtggaggaggaggtgctggAGGTGGAGGCTGCCTTCGAGAAGCACACCCGGCGGAAGACGCGGCCGCCCGTGCGGCTGGTGCCCAAGGTCAAGTTTgagaaggtggaggaggaggagcaggaggtctATGAGGTGTCTGTGCCTGGCGACAACAAAGATGCAGGCCCTGCAGAGGCCCCTGCAGAGGTGGCCAGTGGCGGCTGCGAGGCCCTGGTGCAGAGCAGCGCCGTCAAGATGATCGACCTCAGCGCCTTCAGCCGTAAGCCCCGGACACTGCGGCACCTGCCCCGGGCCCCGCGGCCAGAGCTGGACATGGCACCCTACGACCCCCACTTCCCCGACCCGGCCCGGGATGGCTTCCCCGAGCCCAGCATGGCGCTGCCGGGCCCAGAGGCCTTACCCACGGAGTGTGGTTTCGAGCCCCCCAACCTGGTGCCCCTGAGCGACCCCGAGGCCCCCACCATGGAATCCCCAGAGCCCGTGAAGCCAGAGCAGGGCTTCGTGTGGCAGGAGGCGGGGGAGTTCGAGGCCGACTCAGCGGGCTCGACGGTGGAGCGCCACAAGAAGGCACAGCTGGACCGGCTGGACATCAACGTGCAGATCGACGACTCCTACCTGGTGGAGGCAGGCGACCGCCAGAAGCGCTGGCAGTGCCGCATGTGTGAGAAGTCCTACACGTCCAAGTACAACCTGGTGACGCACATCCTGGGCCACAACGGCATCAAGCCGCACTCGTGCCCGCACTGCAGCAAGCTCTTCAAGCAGCCGAGCCACCTGCAGACGCACCTGCTGACACACCAGGGCACGCGGCCCCACAAGTGCCAGGTGTGCCAGAAGGCCTTCACGCAGACCAGCCACCTCAAGCGCCACATGCTGCTGCACTCGGAGGTCAAGCCCTACAGCTGCCACTTCTGCGGCCGCGGCTTCGCCTACCCCAGCGAGCTCAAGGCCCACGAAGTGAAGCACGAGAGTGGCCGCTGCCACGTCTGCGTGGAGTGCGGCCTGGACTTCTCCACCCTGACACAGCTCAAGCGCCACCTGGCCTCCCACCAGGGCCCCACCCTCTACCAGTGCCTCGAGTGCAACAAGTCCTTCCACTACCGCAGCCAGCTGCAGAACCACATGCTCAAGCACCAGAACGTGCGGCCCTTCGTGTGCACGGAGTGCGGCATGGAGTTCAGCCAGATCCACCACCTCAAGCAGCACTCCCTCACCCACAAGGTGAGCCTGcgggcccctcccctcccccgggccctccctcccctcccctcctgccgTCCTGTGCTTCCCAAAGTACCAGAAGGGGAGATTGTTGAGGTGGTAACATAGATGGTACACTGATGAATGCCACTTATTTTTatagttacatatttattttgatgAGTATATGAGAAAAATGTGATTGAAATTGGTTTGTTTTAGTGGTAAAaccttacatatttaaaaaaaagttttgaatGAAATGTGGGAGGAACCCCTAGAGGACCCAAGGAACACAGTTGGAGAATCGCTGCATTAGCCAcgcccacccacacccacacccccgTTTTATAGAAGATCGGACAGAGACCAGGATGCCAGGGGCAGATGGACGAGATGGGCAAAGTACAGAGGGTTTCCTCTGCTCCTCATAATTACAAAAGAATATCAACCTGTGTGACTTCTCTTTAGGAAAAAGCCAAAGATATCTCATTTTAAAAGGCAATCATTGTAAGGAAGAATATTAGTTATGGAGAAGTACAGTTGGTTCTAGAATACGGCCACGCTAGGCGAAGAGGTTATGGAAATGGAAGGTGAAACAACACCGCTCTTACCCAGCATGTCCCCACGTCCCCAGACATACTCTTGACCCGTTCtccactcccttctccctcccgtcAGGCTGCTACATGTCTTTCAGCCGACATCACCCCCTCCGGGAGGCCCTGTACATCCAGGCTGGTAGAATGGGGCTTGTCGGGCCCCCCAATCCCACTCTGGCCCCTGGCCTGTCCCCTAGTTCCCACCCCAAACCCAACCAGCTTCCAGCGTTGAAGCTGAATGGGTGCAGGGCTTCTTCCTTCCACGACGGCAGCTTGAGAGATGCTCCGGGTGCAGCCGGTGGCCTGTGGCTGAGAGCGGACGCGGCAGTGAGTCGGGGAGCGCAGCCTGCCGGGCCAAGAATCCAGCCTTCCCCAGCCCTGGGAACTTCCTCTGCCACGGCGGAGACGGCACACAGGCCTCACTGCGGGTGCTCCTCCAGTCAGTCGGGCAGCCGCCTAGGGTGTAATGCTGGGAAGGATTCTGAAGCTGAATGTGGGCTCCGCAGGGGATGTGTGTGGAGTGGAAACCAGATGACCGATTATTAATGTCTGCAGGACAGGTACTATCTAGTGGCCACTCCTCTACAGAAGTCCCCACAGGTCGGCAAAGtgtgaaaatataaataacattgcgaagaaaagctgaaagcaaaAATCAAAGGCTAATAAAAGGGGAAACGTCCCGTCACCAGCCTGAATGTGTACAATGTGCGTTATCACGCACTTACAGAGTAAGCACCAGAAGGCGGGGCCCCCTGGTGGTCATACACACCCCCAGTGTGTCAAGCCGGCAGCTAAGATACAAGACACAGCCCATCTactgaaagaaatagacacaggaaCCATTAAAGTATAACATGCAACGTACACCAAACAAGCAGTTAGGACAGCAGCTGTGACCACAGACTTGTGTCTGTCCCACTGGGGTTCCACTAAATCACTCAGCAAAGAGATCAGCTCCCACCTTTGTCCTAACTCTCCTCCCCAGATAATACACTGGACCCCTTGCACACAGCCCCCTGCCCTGTTCTGGGGGCCACCTCCAGACCACTGAGAAGCATGTTGGCAGTGCAAACAGAAGGGTTCTGCCTCGAGTCTTTGTCTCCTGGGGCCAAGTGTCCCAAACTCCATCAGTCACCTGGGGGACCTGCCGAGATGAAACAGCCCTGGACCCATGGAATCAGAATTGCCAGACGGCAGCCTGAGGGGCTGACTGTTCACCAAGAACAGGTGGTTCTTATCATCAGGGAAGCTCAGAAAACCCAGAGGGTCTGTGGATGGGCTCCGCAGGGGGTTGAGAACTCCACATTCTGTGCAGGCCTGGGTCATTTTTCCCAGGGTGTCCATACCTTGAGTCATATTCTCAAAGGGGTCTGTGAACCAAAAAGACCACTGAGAGCGCCGAGGAGGGAAACACATATGCTCTCACAGTCCACGGCCACCAGCCTATGGCTGTCATCTTGGCCACAGGCCCCTGGCACCTGGCACGATGCTGGCTTGTAGCAGGGCCTGGTGAATGGTCGCCGAATGAGTGAACACATTCTCCTCAGTGCCCGGTACAGATCTACAGGTACACCTGCTCTGGTGGGCAGGAGCAGTAAGTCCTAGCCGGTCTCTACCTGTTGCcatggaaggcttcctggagtggGTGGCCTTGCCCTGATATTCTCCCAGTGGTTTTAAACAGTTTTAATCAGGTAGTACCTGTTCAGAACGCCCCCAGAAGTTATGTCCCAGAAGCTCTACGTAAAGAGTGATGCCGTGGTCCCCGCACACACTTCCAGGGCCGTGCCCACTGGGTGACCCTATCAACCCCACCCCTTGCAGGGCGTGAAGGAGTTCAAGTGCGAGGTGTGTGGCCGGGAGTTCACCCTGCAGGCAAACATGAAGCGGCACATGCTGATCCACACCAGCGTCCGGCCCTACCAGTGCCACATCTGCTTCAAGACCTTCGTGCAGAAGCAGACCCTCAAGACCCACATGATTGTACACTCGCCGGTGAAGCCATTCAAATGCAAGGTACCCGGGCAGCAGGCCCCACGGCAGGGGCTTCCCCAGAGGCGGCGTGACTGCAGCAGCCTAGACCCACCAAGAGCCGGGCTGGCCCGTGCGGGCAGGGGAGTCCCGGCTGGGTGAAATGGCCGGGCGTTGGGGGTTGGCGTGGGCAGTGGGGGCTCCGATCCTGAAGTTGTTTTTTGAGAGTTGGGGAGGGGGTGAAGGTCATCACAGCCACAGGGAGCAAGCCCGGGCCTGGGACCCACTGCAGTCAGAGGTCTGAGCCCTGGGTTTCTGCTGACTGCAGCTCAGGCCCACAGGAAAGTGGCCCGCCAGGAGTGGCTTAGCTCTCTGCCTCACAGGCCCCTGGCATCACACAGGAGAGGGCAGAGCACGTGCTGTCCACAGCAAATGGGATTTCAGCCCAGCCATGGAGGTGGGAGTGTCTGGGGGGTTCAAAAGGCCGGGCGCCCTGAGGGCTGATGATGCCGGGCTGGTGTGTTCCAGGTGTGCGGGAAGTCCTTCAACCGCATGTACAACCTGCTGGGCCACATGCATCTGCACGCGGGCAGCAAGCCCTTCAAGTGCCCCTACTGCTCCAGCAAGTTTAACCTCAAGGGCAACCTGAGCCGGCACATGAAGGTCAAACATGGTGTCATGGACATCGGTCTGGACAGCCAAGGTGGGTGGGCCCTGCGCAGTGGACGGAGCAGGAGCAGCACTATCGAGGCACACTCAGGAGCCTCCTGTCCAGTCAGGGGAGTGGGGAGGCTGGCCAAGCCCACAGCCTCCCTGGGGTGGGCTCAGGTCTGGGGAGGGGGCACCCTGGAGGGCTATCATGATGGTGATGGGAAAATTATGTATTCTTCAAAGGACTTAAGTGAGCTCCcgtaaacaacaataataaaaagaatcactAATGTCAATTGAGTGctaactgtgtgccaggcctttATTAACTCATGGGATCCTCACTGTGAGGATGGCTCTGCTATTATCCCTACTTCACAGATGCAGAAACAGAGGACAGAGAAGTTAGGTGACTCCTGCGAGATCACAACACACAGGAGGTGACAAGCACTTTATCTTGTTACTATGATGTGACATTTTAAATAAACAgataagaaagtaacaaaagggcAAGTAGCAACTGAAAAAATAAGGGAGAGCCAGGCAAGCTCACAATTCCAAGTGCACCATGGACATGAGGAGGGGAACTCTGAGCTTCCTAGCAGCCATGGCAAAGAGTGTAACAATCAGTCATGCTCTTCATAGTGCTGGCCCAAGAGAATGGAACTCAGATACTCAGGAGAGGGTCCTCACGACTGAGGTTGGTAGAAGTCTCATGGGCTGTTTATATTAACATTGCCAAATGCTAGTGATAGCCTCCTCCCTGGATATTCATCACTAGTGGAAAAACTTTAGTCTCTGTCCTTTTGTGCAAGGAGGCAGGCCCTTTAGAGATTCCATAGGAAGAAAGAGCAGATAGCACTTGAGGAAGACTCCTTGTACAGTCCGGAGCTATTTGACTTTCTGGTGCTCCTGAGACAAACCAGCTGGGAACGTGCATCAACAATAATCGGTTGAGTTGACTTACCTGAATGAGATTCCTCACTAGCCGTCAGTCAGATGCTGGGGTGGCCGCAATAACCCTGGTTTGGTTTTGCAGCAGCTGACCTGTGAATGGCCTGGATTTTCTGGCGGAAACAGGTGTCTTCAGTTTTCTACTCTTGTAGGCAAGAATGAAACCCTGTGGGCTGCATCTAGATGCTCTCTGGAGCCCCTTTCCTCCTGAAAATGCAGTGTGAGAACCAGCGACATTGGCGTCACCTGGGATCTTGCTAGACCTCCACACTCAGACctaccccagacctgctgaatcagaatctccattTCAAAAAGATCCCCCCAGGTGATTCCTTCGCATAGTAAGGTTTGAGAAGCACGGATCTGTGTCGGTCCCTTCCTGCCTCCGACACTTCACAGATCAGATttctatacttaatttatatattaatcccacagATCGGGAGTGGTTTCCAGcctttagaatcacctggaggctTGTTAACACCACAGCTTCTGATTCTGTAGGTCTCAGGTGGGGTAGAGACCCCCGGGACCTCTCAAAGAATGCTCCAGGCCGTATACTGAAGCTGCAGGTCAGGGACCTCGCTTTGAGAACCTTTGCTCCAGACTCTATAGACTGTTTCTCAAATTTGGCTGCACTTTGGAAAACCCTGGGGACTTTGTTTAAATGCTGATGCCTGAGCCTCAGccccaaagaactgaatgtaattGATCTGCATGTGGCCTAggatctggattttttttttaagcactttAAGTTTCCCTGTTAGACCTGCCAAGGATCTTCCCCACCAGGAGGGGCTTGGAGCAGACCTTGTCCTTTTGGAAATAACGTTCCCTATACACGTTGCTCCTGGGAGGTGGTCAGGCACAAATTCTTTCCATCTGAGATCAGTAACCAGGGATGTGTAGGAACTCTTGACTGTCCCAGATGACAGAGAGTGCAGTGATTGGCCCTGGAATGGCTGGGACCCAAGTCCGCCTTCTTCTCACGTCAAACCTGGGTCTGAGCAGCTCAGGCTTGATGCTGGGGGGAGGAAGGCAGCATACCCTGCGGATGGAACCACCTAGAAACTGGTTTGAGAGGTGGTGCAGACTGTCCCCCAGGACCAACTGGACAGCATCAACAATAAAGATAAACAAAGTGGGTGGTGGGAGGAATGGATGACAGAGACCAGAGGTAGAAAGTTTCCCAGGGTGAAATGATTCACTGAATGACATGAAAGTGTGGCACTAggctttgaaaaggaagaaacagcCGAAGGGCTATAAGATTTGGGAAAGTTGGCCTTTTATAAAGTCAGGGAGACACAGTGTGTCAGATGATCTGGGCACAAATCATAGACACCCCATTCAGACTGGCGTAAACAATAAGGAAATAAACTAAGAAATGATTCAAAGTCCAGGCCATCTTCAGAGCTGGATGATTCAGCCCCTCGACAATGAAATCAGGACGAGGCACCCTCTGTCCATAGCATTAACTTGAGATTTTACTCATGGTCATGAGGTGGCTGCCAGGCACCTTCACCGCAGTGGGCTTCCTTGCTCTCATCTAGTGGAAGATGAAGAGACAATTCCCCTTTGCCCTATGAAACCAATGAGAATGTTCCAAAAGCTCAATAGCAGGCCCTCCCTCGTGATTCACTGGCCAGAACTGGGCCATGCCTATTCCTGAACCACTCATTTTCAAGGGGATGGGATTACCCTTAGACCACTGGTTCTTCACTGCGGGGGAGTTCGCTCCCCAGGGACATCAGCCAAtccagagacatttttggttgacGCAGTGGGGGGATGCTACGGGCACAGACTGGTAGAGGCCAGGGGTGCAGCTAAACATCTTACTGGGCACATCCTACATCCCCCGCAACCCAACAAAGAATTATAGcccaaaatgttaatagtgccGAAGTTGAAAAGCTCTGCCTCTGACTTATCAGGGCTAATCCCTGGACCGGGGTCTATTTCTCCCCAAAACACATCTCCTAGGTAGACAGGAGCAGAAGTCACATTGGGGCTCAGCCACAGTCGCTGCCAGCCAGCCTCCCAGGGTCCCCAGATCACACCCTGGGTTTCCTTTCCTCTGCAGCCCCAGGCCTCCTCTGTGGAGTTTCTCTCTGGCTTTTGTTCTAACACCAAGAGTTTTATAGTAAGATTCCAACTTGGTAAAATTACCAGAGACCTCTTCTAGAGTTTTGCCTCATGCATCTTAGTTaacctaccttgggtgtttgtccTTGAAGAGCAGGGCCCGAGGCAGCC contains:
- the ZNF710 gene encoding zinc finger protein 710 isoform X1: MTWSCAAACSGTASCGNSRGPEDLTFLPSPWQQNQSKGQASSSDALLASRRGMEGFMDSGTQTDAVVVLSLAQAAVLGLVSENELFGATISAEAFYPDLGPELPVAAMGDPGPTGPDVYQLACNGRALEEPVEEEVLEVEAAFEKHTRRKTRPPVRLVPKVKFEKVEEEEQEVYEVSVPGDNKDAGPAEAPAEVASGGCEALVQSSAVKMIDLSAFSRKPRTLRHLPRAPRPELDMAPYDPHFPDPARDGFPEPSMALPGPEALPTECGFEPPNLVPLSDPEAPTMESPEPVKPEQGFVWQEAGEFEADSAGSTVERHKKAQLDRLDINVQIDDSYLVEAGDRQKRWQCRMCEKSYTSKYNLVTHILGHNGIKPHSCPHCSKLFKQPSHLQTHLLTHQGTRPHKCQVCQKAFTQTSHLKRHMLLHSEVKPYSCHFCGRGFAYPSELKAHEVKHESGRCHVCVECGLDFSTLTQLKRHLASHQGPTLYQCLECNKSFHYRSQLQNHMLKHQNVRPFVCTECGMEFSQIHHLKQHSLTHKGVKEFKCEVCGREFTLQANMKRHMLIHTSVRPYQCHICFKTFVQKQTLKTHMIVHSPVKPFKCKVCGKSFNRMYNLLGHMHLHAGSKPFKCPYCSSKFNLKGNLSRHMKVKHGVMDIGLDSQGGWALRSGRSRSSTIEAHSGASCPVRGVGRLAKPTASLGWAQVWGGGTLEGYHDGDGKIMYSSKDLSELP
- the ZNF710 gene encoding zinc finger protein 710 isoform X2 codes for the protein MTWSCAAACSGTASCGNSRGPEDLTFLPSPWQQNQSKGQASSSDALLASRRGMEGFMDSGTQTDAVVVLSLAQAAVLGLVSENELFGATISAEAFYPDLGPELPVAAMGDPGPTGPDVYQLACNGRALEEPVEEEVLEVEAAFEKHTRRKTRPPVRLVPKVKFEKVEEEEQEVYEVSVPGDNKDAGPAEAPAEVASGGCEALVQSSAVKMIDLSAFSRKPRTLRHLPRAPRPELDMAPYDPHFPDPARDGFPEPSMALPGPEALPTECGFEPPNLVPLSDPEAPTMESPEPVKPEQGFVWQEAGEFEADSAGSTVERHKKAQLDRLDINVQIDDSYLVEAGDRQKRWQCRMCEKSYTSKYNLVTHILGHNGIKPHSCPHCSKLFKQPSHLQTHLLTHQGTRPHKCQVCQKAFTQTSHLKRHMLLHSEVKPYSCHFCGRGFAYPSELKAHEVKHESGRCHVCVECGLDFSTLTQLKRHLASHQGPTLYQCLECNKSFHYRSQLQNHMLKHQNVRPFVCTECGMEFSQIHHLKQHSLTHKGVKEFKCEVCGREFTLQANMKRHMLIHTSVRPYQCHICFKTFVQKQTLKTHMIVHSPVKPFKCKVCGKSFNRMYNLLGHMHLHAGSKPFKCPYCSSKFNLKGNLSRHMKVKHGVMDIGLDSQDPMMELTGTDPSELDSQQEMEDFEENAYAYAGVDSSAEASVLTEQAMKEMAYYNVL
- the ZNF710 gene encoding zinc finger protein 710 isoform X3, producing MEGFMDSGTQTDAVVVLSLAQAAVLGLVSENELFGATISAEAFYPDLGPELPVAAMGDPGPTGPDVYQLACNGRALEEPVEEEVLEVEAAFEKHTRRKTRPPVRLVPKVKFEKVEEEEQEVYEVSVPGDNKDAGPAEAPAEVASGGCEALVQSSAVKMIDLSAFSRKPRTLRHLPRAPRPELDMAPYDPHFPDPARDGFPEPSMALPGPEALPTECGFEPPNLVPLSDPEAPTMESPEPVKPEQGFVWQEAGEFEADSAGSTVERHKKAQLDRLDINVQIDDSYLVEAGDRQKRWQCRMCEKSYTSKYNLVTHILGHNGIKPHSCPHCSKLFKQPSHLQTHLLTHQGTRPHKCQVCQKAFTQTSHLKRHMLLHSEVKPYSCHFCGRGFAYPSELKAHEVKHESGRCHVCVECGLDFSTLTQLKRHLASHQGPTLYQCLECNKSFHYRSQLQNHMLKHQNVRPFVCTECGMEFSQIHHLKQHSLTHKGVKEFKCEVCGREFTLQANMKRHMLIHTSVRPYQCHICFKTFVQKQTLKTHMIVHSPVKPFKCKVCGKSFNRMYNLLGHMHLHAGSKPFKCPYCSSKFNLKGNLSRHMKVKHGVMDIGLDSQGGWALRSGRSRSSTIEAHSGASCPVRGVGRLAKPTASLGWAQVWGGGTLEGYHDGDGKIMYSSKDLSELP